One Primulina tabacum isolate GXHZ01 chromosome 10, ASM2559414v2, whole genome shotgun sequence DNA segment encodes these proteins:
- the LOC142505416 gene encoding putative xyloglucan endotransglucosylase/hydrolase protein 23: MGVLVLLFCSFLSISTVAICSNYYQDFDITWGEGRAKILNNGELLTLSLDKYSGSGFQSKNQYMYGMIDMQLKLVPGNSAGTVAAYYLSSGGWDHDEIDFEFLGNTGGEPYTVHTNVYTQGKGDREQQFRLWFDPTADFHTYSVLWNPQTIVFSVDKTPLREFKNMENNGVPFPKTQPMKLYCSIWNADEWATRGGLIKTDWTLAPFTASYRNFHADACVVSSAKSSPCGASSEENNRPWLSQKLDPNGQERLKWVQNNYMVYDYCADAKRFPQGFPRECSTST, encoded by the exons ATGGGTGTCTTAGTTTTACTTTTCTGCTCATTTCTGAGCATTTCAACGGTGGCTATCTGCAGCAACTATTACCAAGATTTCGACATCACTTGGGGAGAAGGGAGGGCCAAAATCCTCAACAACGGCGAGCTTTTGACTCTGTCACTCGACAAATATTCTGGGTCCGGTTTCCAATCAAAGAATCAATACATGTATGGGATGATCGACATGCAACTCAAGCTTGTTCCCGGGAACTCTGCCGGAACAGTCGCTGCTTATTAT TTATCCTCGGGAGGGTGGGATCATGACGAGATAGACTTCGAGTTTCTTGGGAACACGGGCGGGGAGCCGTACACTGTTCATACGAATGTGTATACGCAAGGCAAAGGGGACAGAGAGCAGCAGTTTCGTCTATGGTTTGATCCTACCGCCGATTTTCACACGTACTCCGTTCTGTGGAATCCTCAAACTATTGT TTTCTCAGTAGACAAAACACCATTGCGAGAATTCAAGAACATGGAAAACAATGGAGTCCCATTCCCCAAAACCCAGCCGATGAAGCTCTACTGCAGCATCTGGAATGCGGATGAGTGGGCAACAAGAGGTGGCCTCATCAAGACCGATTGGACTCTAGCTCCCTTCACTGCTTCATACAGAAACTTTCATGCAGATGCTTGTGTTGTCTCCTCCGCCAAGTCCAGCCCTTGCGGTGCTTCGTCGGAGGAAAACAACAGGCCTTGGCTGTCCCAGAAACTGGATCCCAATGGCCAAGAGAGGCTCAAATGGGTGCAGAACAATTATATGGTATATGATTACTGTGCTGATGCAAAGCGATTCCCACAGGGGTTTCCTCGCGAGTGTAGCACCAGCACGTAG